AAGCTTGAGAATGGCGTGACCTATGTGCCGCTTCGGGCCATCGGTGAAGCATTAGGCGCCAGAGTGAGCTGGGATAATAAGACCAAGACGGCTACAGTTACGACCGAATAAACACCTGATTATTTGGAGATAGGAAGTATGGTTCTCCTCCATGGATATGCAAACCTCCACTTGTTGGGGGTGTGCAAAAGAGCAGTGCTATTTGTGCCCCATCGAACAATTTATGTCCCTTTAATCCTAATTTAAGCTTCCATTAATATTCGGAGCTTATGATATAAGCACCCCTTAAAAAATATATCAGAAGCCCCTCTAACATCGGTTAGAGGGGCTTCTTTGGTTGTCTTCCCTCATCTGAGGCAAAGCCCAGGCCTTAGGATGAGCTATTTACAATCCCAGCCATTTCGTGATATAAGCCGATACGGCTAATTCCTGGAAATCCTGCCAGCTGCGAAATGGGGTATGTTCAACGATAAACGGGTTAATCGTATGTCCTTGTATGAATTCGTCAAACTCTTCATCTGTGCTTCCCTCATAACCTGCGGCTTTCAGCAAGTGACCGATTGAAGAAAACTTGGTATGTCTTTGAATAAATGATTCCGAGAACAATTCTTCCACGGGCACTTCTTGTTTCATGTCCGAGAGCCTTGCGGCATTTTCGCGAATTTCTGATAGCTTCTCTTCATCCAGTCCGTCTAATCCACTGATCCCAGTATTCATTATGCCCACCTCCAAAAAGTTGCACGTCACTCTATTATACATATACGAGTATGCTGAATTATCGGATTCGCTTTTTTTTGAAGCAGGTATTGACTTGCTATTTTTATATAAAGGGAGAAGGTTTAGTACATATTTATAATTATTCTTTACCTAGGAATGACGGTCGATATCATGTAGACTGGTAATGATTTACTGCCGCCACACCTTGCTTTATGGGGGATGGAGGTCCGTACATACTTGCTTGCATATGGGGGTGGGCACTGTGCCCAAACAAGAAAAGGTTTCAATGTCATGGCTGCTGCGGTATTTGAAACCGGTAAAAGGACGGTTAATACTGCTGCTCGTGTTGCTGTTGACGTCGACGGGCTTGCAGCTTTTGAATCCGCAAATTGTCAAACGATTTATTGACACGGCAGCCGAAGGCGGGGTTATAGCCGCGCTGATTCAGCTGGCGGGATTGTTTCTGGTCGTGGCTGTTTTTAACCAGCTGATAACCGTGGCTGTCAGCTATATGGGGAACGATATTTCATGGCGAGCGACAAACCGACTTCGCGGCGATCTCTTGAAGCATTGCTTGCGGCTGGATATGCGATTTCATAATGTCAAAACGCCCGGCGAGATGATCGAGCGGGTGGACGGCGACGTGACGAATATTTCGAACTTCTTCGCGATGTTCATCGTGCAGGTTATCGGAAGTTTTGTGCTGCTCGCCGGCATACTAGGATTTATGTTTACGGTCAATCTGCCGATCGCGATCGTCATGACGGTGTTTACGCTGCTGTCCATTTTGTTCATGGTGTTCATCCGGAATATGGGCGTCAATTCTTCGAAGAATGAACGCGAAGCCAGCGCTTCGCTGTTCGGGTTAATTGAGGAACGCATCGCCGGCATTGAGGATGTACAGGCGAACGGCAATGTGCCGTATGTGATGAATCGGTTTCACCGGATGATGCGCACCGTGTTTCTGAAAGGGAGAAAAGCCTGGATGCTCCGCGTTGTCCCTTGGAATACCACGGTGATTCTGTTTGCCCTTGCGGTTACCGCTGTCCTGTTACTAGGGGTTCGCTATTATCTGATCGGTGAAATTACGCTGGGGACCCTGTTCTTAATCTACCAGTATACGCAGATGCTGAATGATCCGATCGAGATGCTGGGTGACCAAGTGCAGGAGTTCCAAAAAGCAAAA
This Paenibacillus sp. JZ16 DNA region includes the following protein-coding sequences:
- a CDS encoding ABC transporter ATP-binding protein, encoding MPKQEKVSMSWLLRYLKPVKGRLILLLVLLLTSTGLQLLNPQIVKRFIDTAAEGGVIAALIQLAGLFLVVAVFNQLITVAVSYMGNDISWRATNRLRGDLLKHCLRLDMRFHNVKTPGEMIERVDGDVTNISNFFAMFIVQVIGSFVLLAGILGFMFTVNLPIAIVMTVFTLLSILFMVFIRNMGVNSSKNEREASASLFGLIEERIAGIEDVQANGNVPYVMNRFHRMMRTVFLKGRKAWMLRVVPWNTTVILFALAVTAVLLLGVRYYLIGEITLGTLFLIYQYTQMLNDPIEMLGDQVQEFQKAKSGMLRSRELLSNKSEIVDGEQEELPEGALGLEFEGVSFSYNEDKPVLKDINFEVKPGERLGIIGRTGSGKSSLSRILLRLYNIDSGVIRVGGTDITKLKLPALYRRVGMVTQDVQLFDGSLRDNLTLFDHGVSDAFILETTERLGLRQWIDAQPEGLDTHLTAGGASLSAGEAQLFALTRVFLTQPSLVILDEPSSRLDAATETMLQVAVDQLMSSCTGIIIAHRLATLEQVDKIMVLGDGRIMEFGAREALALDPASHYARLLSTGREEELA